In Gossypium raimondii isolate GPD5lz chromosome 12, ASM2569854v1, whole genome shotgun sequence, a single window of DNA contains:
- the LOC105763505 gene encoding LOW QUALITY PROTEIN: histidine biosynthesis bifunctional protein hisIE, chloroplastic (The sequence of the model RefSeq protein was modified relative to this genomic sequence to represent the inferred CDS: inserted 1 base in 1 codon) has product MAISSLPCIQPIRVPFKACSFFPAGVCGGFNNKKMINVVVFSSLRKISNDIYIEYKVDTLLGVIKWDDKGLALAIAQNVDTGAILMQGFVSEDALATTITSRKATFXDRSRATLWTKGETSNNFINIYDIFVDCDHDSFVLNNFLIDILLIA; this is encoded by the exons ATGGCGATTTCATCTCTCCCTTGTATTCAACCTATAAGAGTTCCTTTCAAAGCTTGTAGCTTCTTTCCTGCTGGTGTTTGTGGTGGATTCAACaataagaaaatgataaatgttgttgttttttcttCGTTGAGGAAAATTTCCAACGATATCTACATTGAATACAAG gttGATACATTGTTAGGCGTTATCAAATGGGATGACAAAGGTTTAGCGTTGGCTATAGCTCAAAATGTTGACACTGGAGCCATATTAATGCAAGGCTTTGTCAGCGAGGATGCACTAGCTACAACTATCACTTCTAGGAAGGCAACGT TTGATCGATCACGGGCAACATTGTGGACAAAAGGAGAAACTTCCAAcaattttatcaacatttatgACATATTTGTTGATTGTGATCATGATTCGTTCGTTCTAAATAACTTTCTCATTGACATCTTATTGATTGcttaa
- the LOC128035466 gene encoding uncharacterized protein LOC128035466 yields MSKAYDRVEREFLRVMMECMGFEKESVGIIMNCITSVSYSAIVNGKRGETFKPTKGLRQGDPRSPSLFLICSKGLSALMRIALHDGLIKGAKASRRGPQVSHLLFANGYILFGEATTNGTQILKGILKEYEMCLARDAAGKVLISKTVHTEARSAFAAEALTCLMAIQAGVEMGLRVVTIEGNSMSVIKKCQTDLVDKSEIGAYIRDVQTKKNRFWSIIFIHAHRSANQLAYILAMETLKNREQAYLVGSVPVYALQRMEIEWAKEPN; encoded by the exons ATGAGTAAAGCTTATGATCGGGTTGAACGAGAGTTCTTAAGGGTAATGATGGAGTGTATGGGATTTGAGAAAGAGTCAGTGGGTATTATAATGAACTGTATTACATCGGTTTCATATTCTGCTATTGTCAATGGGAAGAGGGGAGAGACTTTTAAACCGACTAAGGGCCTTCGACAAGGCGACCCACGAAGCCCTtctctctttttaatttgtagTAAAGGTTTATCCGCTCTTATGAGGATTGCATTACATGATGGTTTGATAAAAGGGGCAAAAGCAAGTAGGAGAGGTCCTCAAGTATCACACTTGCTATTCGCAAATGGCTACATTTTATTTGGAGAGGCTACTACTAATGGTACTCAGATACTGAAGGGGATCTTAAAGGAGTATGAGATGTGTTTGG CGAGAGATGCTGCGGGGAAGGTCTTGATCTCGAAGACAGTGCACACGGAGGCTAGGTCTGCTTTTGCAGCAGAGGCTCTCACATGTTTGATGGCAATACAAGCAGGGGTGGAAATGGGATTGAGAGTGGTGACAATAGAAGGAAATTCAATGTCAGTAATTAAAAAATGCCAGACAGATCTAGTAGATAAGTCCGAAATTGGAGCATATATCAGAGATGTTCAGACGAAAAAAAATCGATTTTGGAGTATCATTTTCATACATGCACATAGATCGGCGAACCAGTTAGCTTATATACTGGCAATGGAGACTTTAAAGAACAGAGAACAGGCTTACTTGGTAGGGAGTGTTCCGGTTTATGCTCTCCAACGTATGGAGATAGAGTGGGCTAAGGAACCCAATTGA